The Colletotrichum destructivum chromosome 7, complete sequence genome contains the following window.
TCTCAAGCTTGAAATCTgggacgccgtcgtctccgacTGCGAATCCTGCCTCGGCCTGACCCCCGACAACCTTAAGGCCCACTACTACCTCTCCCAGGCCCAGCTCGCCCTTAAAGACTACGACTCGGCCCTCACGAACGCCCTGAAGGCCCACCACCTATGTGTCCAGACCGGCGACAAGTCTCTGGCCGCCATCACGGCACAGGTCCTGCGGTCGAAGAAGGAGCGGTGGGACTGGATGGAGAAGCGACGCACACGGGAGGCGCGCCATCTGGAAaacgaggtcgtcgagatgatggagaaggagcgcGAGCAAGCCGTCGCGAGCGCCATGGACGacggggagaagagggagatcgaggccgagtGGGAGCAGAAGATCGAGATGCTGAGGAACACCTTTGAGAAGAGCCGATCGtccgaggagaagaggcgCGAGGTCCCGGAGTGGGCCATTGACGACATCAGCTTTGGCGTCATGGTTGACCCGGTCATTGTGAGTTTGATAACCATCTTTTTACCCAGTTGGCATATGACATGGACTTACGCGCTCTCGCAGACCAAAACCGGAAAGTCGTATGAGAGGGCATCCATCATGGAGCACCTGCGGCGCCACCCTAGTGACCCCCTCACCCGTGAACCCCTACTCCCGTCGGAGCTCCGGCCCAATCTTGGTCTGAGGCAGGCTTGCGAAGAGTTCCTTGAGCAGAACGGCTGGGCCGTGGACTGGTAGATCCAATCATCGGCCCTTCCCGCCTTTATCACATCCATGTCGGCGGCACGGTTTGTTCTCTTGCGAATGCATAGCACGGCGTTTTGGAGTTGGCTACAAACGAGACGGTGAGTTGGGCATGAATTGCTACTTGGCAACCTTTTGCAGCCCGTGGTTATCTCTTGGGATTCTGCCCTGAAGGCTTTCGATATACCACGTGTAATTCACTACTACTGGTCCTTTGTAGCACTTAAGACTGATGCTTCCTGTGACAAGGTTGGGTTGGTTGGCAAAGGACTTTGATGTTCCTATGCTCCAGTAACCTTCCAGTGGGCCTTTGACTCTGCAGTAACATTGGTGTCACTGTACACTTGACAATCTGCTCTCCATTTCGCCGGCGTTCAAGGCCACCATCAAGGGCCATTTTGATATTGGCAGTAATGATTCCCAGCTGCAGAGCTGGCAAGGGAACTTCTCATTGACCCGGTTCAGAAGGATGCCTCCACCAAAGCCTGAGTTTTGGTCATGCAGCTTCAGAAGACAACCCATTACTGTGATATTGATAAGGAACAAGACAGCTGGAGAGGCCAAAGCCGATGCTCCATGAGAAGATGTAAGCCGTCAGGGGCGCCATTTCATCGGCAGGCTTTTCCGCATGGAATTCGTCTCTATGATCAGAGACAAACCGGGGTCGTCAATGCAGAATCCGCACTCGACCGTGTGGGTAGGTCAGACCATTCTATCAACATCACTCGATTTTCGGTCGACGGAGTTCGGTATCGTGTCATTCTTAATGCTTCAACTTTCCAATTTTTACATGTACCGGAAAGCTAGAGATGACCACGCTACGCAGTTCTCGACCAAGGTATCTTTCAACGTTCAAATTCAAAGAAATCACAAGACAGCAACATGCCACTCCAATGGAAAACCTTGCCAATTTACGCCGCACGACCACGGATGATATCTGCGGCCTGTGGAACATGACATGTTAGTACCAGGAACCTCAGACAAAAGAGGCCCATCTTCGGGGGGGTTGCATGAACTCACcttctcggcaacggcatAGACCGTGGTCATGATGTGCGTCGCGGGCACCAGGGGCATGACGCTGGCGTCCACCACGCGCAGACCGCTGACGCCGTAGACcttcagctcggcgtcgacgacgccgccctcctccctcggGCCCAGCTTGCAGGTGCCGACGGGGTGGAACAGGGTGGCGCTCTGCTGGCGGACGaagtcggcgatggcggcgtcggcggtcACGTTGGCGCCGgggacggcctcgaagggCTGCAGCGCcccgatggcggcggtggccgtgaGCGTGCGGGTGAACTTGACCGCCTCGACCATGAACGAGACGTCGAGCGGGTTCCTGAGGAACGCGGCGTCCCCGAGCGGCGCGTCGAAGgtgctggaggaggcggccttGAGGCTGCCGCGCGAGTACGGGtgctgcaggccgaggaccatcacgccgccgtcccagatgacctcgaggagggccgaGTCGTTGGCCAGGAGACGCTCGTTGAGCACCTTGTGCTGCGCCTGGTATCCCCTGACGACTTCGGCCGGGGTGTCCGCGGGCAGGAACGCGGCCCCGTCTTGGGCCGCGGCCTGGGAGCTGAGCGTCTCGCCCGCCTTGGAGTAGGTGGACAGAGGGAGGAAGGCGAGAAAGTCACCGGTGGGGGAGCTCAGGGGGCCGTTCTGCTGGCTGTCGTACTGGGCccgggcctcggcggcgaaggtggCGTTGCTCTGCAGCAGGGAGCTCGAGGACAGGGTGGTGTTGACTTAGTGTTTTTGGCACATGTCAGTTTTCCATCACACAACGAACGTTATTCCCTATCAGACGAGCAAACGGGTCTTACTCGTGTTTACCACAGCCAAGAAGACGTGGTCGTGAAGGTTCTGGCCCACGGCggggaggtcgacgacggttGACACGTTGATGCTGGCGTGGAGGGCGGGATCGCCGATGCCGGAAACCTGGAGGATCTGAGGAGTGTGGAACGTCCCAGCAGCAAGAATCACTTCTCTGTTCACGTTGGCGGTctggacctcggcctccttgctGGCGGCGAACTGGAGACGACGAACGGATGATTAGTTTTGACGGAGACTCTTCCCaccgcgacctcgaggcAAAACTCACTTCGACCCCAGtcgccttgacggcgtctCCCATGCCAGTGGTGACAACCCTGGTAACCTGGCGTCCTGTCAGGAGGTGCAGGTTGGGGCGATCGGTGAATCCGTCGTAGTATGCCTCCCGGGCAGAGGAACGAGTCGCGGTCTTGGGGTCCTGGTTGTGAGGGCAGAAGTAGCCGCCGATGGGGCTCCCGTTGGCCTGGTCCTTCgcgatggtgatgccgagctccttgacggcgtcgatcaTGAACTCTGTGCAACAGACTGTGTTAGACGAGTTGTGCCTATCAACATATATACTTCGACGGGTTGTAACTCAACTGGTAGTGGGccagaagaagggcgagtAGGTCACCTGCATCAGCCCGTCGTTGCCGTGGGCAGAATCGTCGACCTCAACGCCCCATTCGGCCACGATCTCGGCAGTCGGAGGCGTGAACTTTTCGTTCTGGTTGTGGCGGTGTTAGAGCCCGAGTTCGCAACTAGGATCGCAGAAAGCTGCAACTCACCTTTTTGAAATAGGGGAGCAGAGCATCCCAGTTCCACCCTTTGGCTCCCAGGCTCTCCCAGCGATCGTAGTCGGATTTCGATCCGCGGTCGAAGACCATCCGGTTGAGCTTGGTTGAGCCGCCCACTACCTTTCCTTGGGGGATCGGAACGACCCGGCCACCCAGCGCGTCGTTGGCGACATACGTCGTGTTCCAGTCGTATTTCGACCCAATCGCGCCACCGGCGAGCCCAGGAATCCTGACGGAgtcctcgccttcgtcaCTTAAAGACTCGTGTTAGACATGCCATGTTAGGAAGTCAGTGGTCATTGGGGTTGGCGGCTTACAGTTCACCCGCCTCAATGACGAGAACAGTCACCTCTTCCCCAAAGTTAGCTTGGTTACTGGACAACTAGCTTTTACAGAGTTGAATCATACTCGGGTCTTCGGAAAGTCGGTTGGCTACTGTGAGACCACTGGCACCggcgccaacaacaacgtAATCGTAGCTAGGCAACAGCTGTGTGTCGTTCTGTTTCTTAAGGCAGCCTGAAGGAGGGGACGGACGAGCAAGCGCTCCAAAGAGCGGCACTGCtgccacagccacagccaTCTTCACAACGTACGCCATGGTGACTGGAGCTTGAATGATACGTTAAAAAAGTGATGGGCAAACAACACCGTAAGGTTTCCGCTTATGTACAAGGGTGTTGAGAACGAGTGATGGGGCGATGGGAGACGTGGAGAGTTGCAGAACTGTGTTGACTCGGGACGACCCGATATATGGCCTGGCTAGCCCACGAAGATCAGACTGATTCACTACACAGCTTGCTCGATCTTGCCTGTCATCCGAGCTGCCGGTCTCGTTTGCCGGACATAAACTTACTTCTCCACCAGGTTCAGGGGCGCAAGCGAGCAATACAAGCTGCTGTCGTCGGACAAACGACATATTGGCATGGCAGTACTACGTAATACCTGTTAGAACCGGTAGAACGGTCCAGGAAGAGACTAGGGGGGGGGCTAGGCGAGGGGAACGGAAGCATACAACCAAGGACGGTCAGGCGAGCTCTTCTAAGCTCAACTCCAGGGTATATGGAAAGGGTCTCGGGGGTGGCGCAATGGACGTAGCGTGTTAGCGATTTCTCggtcagcaacaacagctGCCGCCACTAAACGCGGTTGACATGCGTTGTGGAGCCGACTCGGGTTCCTGGGACAGGTCATCCTGAGATTGCAGCTGGGAGGCGGCCTGCGAGAAATCTGCCGAAGCATGGGTTTTGAATCGTCTAGCTTCATGCTGGTTGGGATGGGCCATCGTGGTGTGAGTCTCGCCTAGCCTCTCGATATACCAACCGTGAACGCTGACAAATATCTTCAGCCAAGCACCAGCGTAGATGATGCAGTCTCTGTGATTAGTTGAGCCAAGGGGCGAGAAGCCTTCTTTTCCAGATGCTGATGATGTACGCTGCAGTGGTAGCGCATGGCCATCGGGGATCATCGCCGGGACAGATTCATCCCATCGGTGCAACCGCCAGAGTCACCCCGGCTCCGCGATTCAGACACAAGGAACCCCGGCCTAATGAGCCCTACCAACCTTCCCCATTCCGTCCCTCCCTTACCTTATCCCCAGGGTCGGCACACTGCCGACGGCCGAAGCGAGCGGACGAGGATTCCTATCGTGTGCTTTACAGCCTCGGTCATGTGCCCTGTTGACTTTAGAGTCCTCTCTGTTTCGTCGACCCGAATCACCCGTCGGCTCATCAGTCCATATGTGGGATTAATTCAGTTTAATTGTGAAGAACGTTTAAGGAACGAGCCAATAAAGAGTTGTTGGTCTGGGGGTAGCAAGAGGCTAGAACAGGCGCGTGCAATTTAAGCTACACGAAAGCAAAGCACGACGACATCACAAGCTCTCGTTGACTGAGTCAAGTCAACGCCTTACCCGTGCCGTAGCGAGGAAGATCTACATGCCGAACTAGGGCATAGTGATGCGAGTCGCACTATTTGCATTGCCGGACGGGTGTTTCATTGTGTTCTGAAGCCCCTGTTGACAATCCTACGGGCAATTTTTCAACTCACAACCTCCGAGCTCACGCGGTCCAGCTCGAGGTGACAAACAACGCACGTTGACCGCCCAACCTTGCGATATTGCGTGGGACGTGTAATCTACCAGGAGGGTTTATAACTGATTACAGCCATCGTCCCAGCGCTCGTCTTTTGATGTCCTGCGCCTACGGCAGTGTCTCGAGAGCCGTTGGCTTAAGTTGTTCTATCCGTCAATGAGGGCCCGGTGCAAGACGTGTTACATCAAGGCGACGGTAGCTCTTAGATCCGATGTTAAGTTATGATATAAAATGATTCTTACAATTAGTCACACCACCATTTGTAAGTCTTCATGGCGAAACTGGTCCATCATCGAAGGTCGGTATAACGCCAGATGACTTCAGACAGATGTTTTCGGAACTTTACGCTGAAATAATTCCCGTACGGATAGAAGCTCATGCATTCATTACCAGGTTTCTTGGTCCGTCAAAGCCTGCCGCAATTCATTGTAATCCGGTGAAAGTGAGAGTTGTCGCAGACTAATTTCCACGGGAACTTCGCAGGTCGTAGGTTTCAACAGTGCTCAGAAGACTTCCACGCTAGGGACATGACGTGATCCGCCGCACGGAATCCAAGTCTTTGAAGCAACGAGAGGCTAGATATGATGCACTTTAATCCCAGTTTCACCAGTACTCATGATCTAGATTAGTTCGGCGGCCTGCCGACCTGATGACATGGAGGAACGGCGACAGCAAGAACGGTAGCCGGGTCACTCCAGCAACTCAACAAAACTTTAATGCTTCGGACGATATTGATCAAACGCGTTCGTCTGAAGCTTATGCCGCCATAGAACAGGCGGCCAAGGAAGTCAAAAGGAGGAACCAAGTCGGCCCCTGAGCAGTTCCCAAACCCCGGTTCAATCAATTGCCTGCACGCGGGTGTTGTCAACACTCTACCTCGGTCATGATCTTCAGGGAACGGCCCTGGTGGCGGGGGAAGATTTCGAGGCAATCTCGGTACTATATCTGCGGGCTACCAACAAGTTCGGCACTTGTGTCTTTGCGAAAATTACATGGAGCCAACTTGGCACCCAAAGCCTAGGTTCGACAGGCAGTCTCAAGAACTTCCAGAATCCAAGGGCCTCCCAAGTGCTCCAACTGCACAGCCGGGTCGACGGAGCTCTGGATAAATTTGACGATTAGTAACGAGAATTTCAGTCTTGTGACTGAAACCCAGAGGAGATGCTCCTGACAAGGCCTGACTCAAAATGCAGTCCATCAGCTCGAGGAAGGGTTTTCGGGGTATTGTAGACAGCACATTGTCCTGCCAGCTATGGTTCACCGTAGCTTGAGGCCATCATTTTCTCATGGTGAGGCAAAGCTCAGTATTCAAGTAAATCCTGCAATAAAAGAGCATTGGTCGAGGTTCTCCGACATGAGTGTTGTTTTACCAACCACTCGATGAAAAGGCTCGTTCGCAACTCGAGAGACAGGTTCCTTTACGGTTCCCAGTCGTTACATCTCGAAATACAGATTGAAAACTAAGATGAAGGGAATCAGTTGAATGATTCGGAAGCGCGGGGTCCAAGTGAATAAAgcgaaagaagaaaacaaacAACGACATCGGTAAACAGGGTTGGATCGCAGGCGACAACTTACCAACGCCGTCAGTTATTCTGCAAGTTGACAGAAAGCATACCTAGCCTACCTAAATACCGTCAGGGAGGGCTTCAACACTCTGAAATTGGGAACGGAAAGAAGACAACCTGATAGAAAAACGTGAAGGTGACCTGGTTCGTGAATTGGAAGAACTTGTACATATGAAAACGTTTTCGGCGTTTGGCCTATCTCTCCGCATATATCATCTCTACACCTTGATGAATATCCTATCCAGAACCACAACTCTCACATCAtaactctctctcttcctcctttttctcctcctATTTCTCCTTccatttctcctcctctgTCTTTTCCTCAAAACATCCCCTTGGTCGGCTCGGGGAGACCGGCCGCGATGGCGGACCCCGGCGTCGCAGCCTCCATCTCCTCAACGTCCGCGACGGCCGTGGCGAAGGCCTCAGCCGTCCTGGGCATGGACGGTGTGGGCAGCTGCTCGATCGCCGAAAAGTCCAGGCCGTCGCTCGGCAGCAGCTCCACGTattcgtcgccgtcctcgtcgacgaagacCTCCCTCTcgttgccgtcctcgtcgacaaacaccttgccctcctcgttgccgtcctcgtcgacgaagacCTGTCTCCTCCGGTGGTGCTGGCCCGACTCGGCGTCGCACTCGTCCTGGGGTCGTCCCTGCGCCGCGCACATCTCCGTGCTGTCGTCGTCAGAACCGCCGAGCTCGCGCGGGGCGATGATGGGTCGGCCGTCCATCGCGCGCACCTTGGTGAGGCCGCGGGTCagggccgccggcggcgcgttGTGGTAGGCGGCGGTGAACTGCTGGGCGCCCGGGTTCCTGGCGTACCAGGCGTCGTTGGTGAGGAGGGCGTAGCCCGGGTCGTTGGGCCGCAGCATGCTCGGCCAGCACGGGTTGTCCCAcaggccgtcgtccttggccgGCGTCTGCTCCCAGTGGTTGatctcgaagacggcgttgggGATGGTGACCTTGAGGCTGGTGGTGTACGTGGTCGTGCCGCCCTTGACGCTGCTGCCGACCTTGCTGTTCTTGTCCGTCGTGACGTGGTTCTCGTTGATcttctcgaggccgggcaGCTTGTTCTCGTAGCCGTCGTTCTTCTCGCAGAACTGCTTCCACATGCCGCCGGCCCCTCTGTTCTCCGCGGCGGGGATCAGCCGGACCATCTGGCCCTCGGTGGCCTTGAACCGGATCTCGCCcgccttgttcttcttccccgtGTTGATGGCTCCCCAGAAGTGGCGCGGGGGGAACTCGTCTCTGTCGCAGCTGTCGTG
Protein-coding sequences here:
- a CDS encoding Putative glucose-methanol-choline oxidoreductase, FAD/NAD(P)-binding domain superfamily gives rise to the protein MAYVVKMAVAVAAVPLFGALARPSPPSGCLKKQNDTQLLPSYDYVVVGAGASGLTVANRLSEDPKVTVLVIEAGELDEGEDSVRIPGLAGGAIGSKYDWNTTYVANDALGGRVVPIPQGKVVGGSTKLNRMVFDRGSKSDYDRWESLGAKGWNWDALLPYFKKNEKFTPPTAEIVAEWGVEVDDSAHGNDGLMQVTYSPFFWPTTKFMIDAVKELGITIAKDQANGSPIGGYFCPHNQDPKTATRSSAREAYYDGFTDRPNLHLLTGRQVTRVVTTGMGDAVKATGVEFAASKEAEVQTANVNREVILAAGTFHTPQILQVSGIGDPALHASINVSTVVDLPAVGQNLHDHVFLAVVNTINTTLSSSSLLQSNATFAAEARAQYDSQQNGPLSSPTGDFLAFLPLSTYSKAGETLSSQAAAQDGAAFLPADTPAEVVRGYQAQHKVLNERLLANDSALLEVIWDGGVMVLGLQHPYSRGSLKAASSSTFDAPLGDAAFLRNPLDVSFMVEAVKFTRTLTATAAIGALQPFEAVPGANVTADAAIADFVRQQSATLFHPVGTCKLGPREEGGVVDAELKVYGVSGLRVVDASVMPLVPATHIMTTVYAVAEKAADIIRGRAA
- a CDS encoding Putative E3 ubiquitin-protein ligase CHIP — protein: MSRSIQLKEEGNRHFQQGDYAGAEALYSKAIIADPKNPALYTNRAMARLKLEIWDAVVSDCESCLGLTPDNLKAHYYLSQAQLALKDYDSALTNALKAHHLCVQTGDKSLAAITAQVLRSKKERWDWMEKRRTREARHLENEVVEMMEKEREQAVASAMDDGEKREIEAEWEQKIEMLRNTFEKSRSSEEKRREVPEWAIDDISFGVMVDPVITKTGKSYERASIMEHLRRHPSDPLTREPLLPSELRPNLGLRQACEEFLEQNGWAVDW